The proteins below come from a single Thunnus thynnus chromosome 10, fThuThy2.1, whole genome shotgun sequence genomic window:
- the LOC137191361 gene encoding cortexin domain-containing 1 protein-like, producing the protein MDPPALPITRFDVDVDLGFALFFFFLLCFFLLVTIVRCAQMVLDPYSSVTTTTYQEEQSEE; encoded by the coding sequence ATGGACCCACCGGCGCTTCCCATTACCAGGTTTGATGTGGATGTGGATCTCGGTTTtgccctcttcttcttcttcctcctctgcttcttcttGTTGGTGACCATAGTGCGCTGTGCTCAGATGGTGCTGGACCCTTACAGTTCTGTCACTACTACAACATACCAGGAGGAGCAATCAGAGGAGTGA